The Streptomyces sp. NBC_01689 genome includes a window with the following:
- a CDS encoding FHA domain-containing protein, with translation MPTCPNGHQSGSDDWCEVCGHRMAGAVPPPPAGYGYPAPGSPPGPGGRPHLSGVPGSEPELCPQCRTPREGGAPFCEECRWNFLTNTATSYTPAAPRPQAPAPGLPNPALRFQQSGPGQQGGPGPQGGPGQPGGPGGGPAHDPFDYQSSRPSQMNRPAEPIPPYGGDPSGFRGDPSRQSGPPGPSGGPGGPGGPGGHGGGFGGDPSRPGPGPGGPGAPQAFTQQSAAPAFPQQGQQQRPGGPGAGGPSFGGGDDDWVISPPAGGQGGHGQGGHGQGGPGQGGGYGYPQPGQTQAPPGVGYQQQRQPLSWSVTIGPDRDYFMAMMQRSGPEAAGLNLPAYSPEQQRPLTGNQLTIGRRRHSTGDTPDIDLAVPPEDPGVSHQHAVLVQQPDGSWAVVDQNSTNGTTVNGGEEPIQPFVPVPLQDGDRVHVGAWTTITIRRG, from the coding sequence ATGCCGACCTGCCCGAACGGACACCAGTCGGGTTCCGACGACTGGTGCGAGGTCTGCGGTCACCGCATGGCCGGTGCCGTGCCTCCGCCCCCCGCCGGATACGGCTATCCGGCCCCGGGCTCGCCGCCCGGTCCCGGCGGACGCCCGCACCTCTCCGGTGTGCCCGGTTCCGAGCCGGAGCTCTGCCCGCAGTGCCGCACGCCCCGCGAGGGCGGCGCGCCGTTCTGCGAGGAGTGCCGGTGGAACTTCCTGACGAACACGGCGACCTCGTACACCCCCGCCGCGCCGCGTCCGCAGGCGCCCGCGCCCGGGCTGCCCAATCCGGCCCTGCGGTTCCAGCAGTCCGGCCCGGGTCAGCAGGGGGGCCCCGGCCCGCAAGGGGGCCCGGGGCAGCCCGGCGGGCCCGGTGGCGGGCCCGCCCACGACCCGTTCGACTACCAGAGCTCACGGCCCTCGCAGATGAACCGTCCCGCGGAACCGATTCCGCCGTACGGGGGAGACCCTTCCGGTTTCCGCGGCGACCCGTCACGCCAGAGCGGCCCTCCCGGCCCCTCCGGCGGCCCTGGCGGTCCCGGCGGCCCTGGTGGTCACGGCGGCGGCTTCGGTGGCGACCCCTCGCGTCCCGGCCCGGGGCCGGGCGGCCCCGGTGCCCCGCAAGCCTTCACCCAGCAGTCGGCCGCGCCCGCGTTCCCCCAGCAGGGGCAGCAGCAGCGCCCCGGCGGCCCGGGAGCCGGCGGCCCGTCCTTCGGCGGCGGTGACGACGACTGGGTCATCTCCCCGCCGGCGGGTGGCCAGGGCGGCCACGGTCAGGGCGGGCACGGCCAGGGCGGTCCCGGCCAGGGTGGCGGTTACGGCTACCCGCAGCCCGGCCAGACCCAGGCCCCGCCCGGCGTCGGCTACCAGCAGCAGCGCCAGCCGCTGTCCTGGTCCGTGACGATCGGCCCGGACCGCGACTACTTCATGGCGATGATGCAGCGCTCCGGCCCCGAGGCCGCGGGGCTGAACCTGCCCGCGTACTCCCCGGAGCAGCAGCGCCCGCTCACCGGCAATCAGCTGACGATCGGCCGCCGCAGGCACTCCACCGGCGACACCCCCGACATCGACCTCGCGGTGCCGCCGGAGGACCCGGGCGTCTCCCACCAGCACGCGGTCCTGGTCCAGCAGCCGGACGGCAGCTGGGCGGTCGTCGACCAGAACTCGACCAACGGCACCACGGTCAACGGCGGCGAGGAGCCCATCCAGCCCTTCGTGCCGGTTCCGCTCCAGGACGGGGACCGGGTGCACGTCGGCGCCTGGACGACGATCACCATCAGGCGCGGCTGA
- a CDS encoding glutamate ABC transporter substrate-binding protein: MTVRRLRASLRGWGGVGAMAVALALTAVFALLLSLSSAHGEGGPGLGGQGVARGTQAKAGSCTDDTAQDRSPDPSGDESGDTIAAIKARGYLSVGVDQNSYRWGYRDPNSTKKSSDLEGFDIDLAHEIAKEILGSPTAVRFHAIPTNQRVPAIQNGQVDMVVRTMTITCDRLKDVAFSDPYFVTGQQVLAPKASGIDGYDKSLAKQRICTASGSTAHDKLAADQKAGRLVSSADISTTVPNQLDCLVRLQLGQVDAVVTDGALAASQAAQDPTVELKGSTFTTEYYGVAMKRGPEDLVRRVNQVLVDYVKSGGWQASYDKWLSPTLGADSPSSKPPTT, from the coding sequence ATGACCGTACGGCGCCTGAGGGCGAGCCTGCGGGGCTGGGGCGGCGTGGGAGCGATGGCCGTCGCCCTGGCCCTCACCGCCGTCTTCGCCCTGCTGCTGTCGCTGAGCAGCGCCCACGGGGAGGGCGGTCCGGGTCTCGGCGGCCAGGGCGTGGCCCGGGGCACGCAGGCGAAGGCCGGCTCGTGCACCGACGACACCGCCCAGGACCGCAGCCCCGACCCGTCCGGCGACGAGAGCGGCGACACGATCGCGGCCATCAAGGCGCGCGGCTACCTGTCGGTCGGCGTCGACCAGAACAGCTACCGCTGGGGCTACCGCGATCCCAACAGCACCAAGAAGAGCAGCGACCTGGAGGGCTTCGACATCGATCTCGCGCACGAGATCGCCAAGGAGATCCTCGGCAGCCCCACCGCCGTCCGGTTCCACGCCATCCCGACCAACCAGCGGGTCCCGGCGATCCAGAACGGCCAGGTCGACATGGTGGTCCGCACCATGACGATCACCTGCGACCGGCTGAAGGACGTCGCGTTCTCCGACCCGTACTTCGTGACCGGCCAGCAGGTACTGGCGCCGAAGGCCTCGGGCATCGACGGCTACGACAAGTCGCTGGCGAAGCAGCGGATCTGCACGGCGTCGGGGTCCACCGCCCACGACAAGCTGGCCGCCGACCAGAAGGCGGGCAGGCTCGTCTCCTCGGCGGACATCTCCACCACCGTGCCCAACCAACTCGACTGCCTGGTAAGGCTGCAGCTCGGTCAGGTCGACGCCGTGGTGACGGACGGCGCGCTCGCCGCGAGCCAGGCCGCGCAGGATCCGACGGTCGAGCTGAAGGGCAGCACCTTCACCACCGAGTACTACGGCGTGGCGATGAAGAGGGGCCCGGAGGATCTGGTACGCCGGGTCAACCAGGTGCTGGTGGACTACGTCAAGAGCGGTGGCTGGCAGGCCTCGTACGACAAGTGGCTGTCGCCGACCCTGGGCGCGGACTCGCCGTCGTCGAAGCCGCCGACGACGTGA
- a CDS encoding serine/threonine-protein kinase has translation MSEEPVGEERRACQRPGCPGSYEDMGGGELYCDTCGLAPVVSATGAVGSVPTGITAGGRGSRGSGSRSARSGSPASSRTSSRSSQSRRSVSGRLSRSVSGRSTGRSVSVRSSGSSTASGGRGRLGAGLVQVPDVPRPDPRAMVLENPEVPERKRFCSRSDCGAPVGRSRGERKGRTEGFCTKCGHPYSFVPKLQAADIVHGQYEVAGCLAHGGLGWVYLAVDRAVSDRWVVLKGLLDTGDQDAMEAAISERRFLAEIEHANIVRIYNFVEHLDQRTGSLDGYIVMEYVGGKSLKEIANGRRTADGKRDPLPVEQACAYGIEALEALGHLHSRNLLYCDFKVDNAIQTEDQLKLIDMGAVRRMDDDESAIYGTVGYQAPEVAEVGPSVASDLYTVARTLAVLTFDFQGYTNVFVDSLPDPDTIEVFRQYESFYRLLVRATDPDPARRFASAQEMAEQLTGVLREVVSLQTGRARPALSTLFGPELKLTDTELFGRLDGDVSRLGARAVPVRRRKGVPAPRADAHGTPALLTAPGPAPVTLVKPLNATATALALPVPLVDPGDPNAGFLAGLMASAPAELITALRAAPAASLELRLRELRARLEMGELAGAAGALETLESDHPDDWRVVWYRGVAALATGEHEVAALSFDAIYDAFPGEPAPKLALGLCAEVLGQLDNAAEYYRLVWTTDPSYVSSAFGLARVQLAAGDRRGSVRTLESVPESSIHYTAARVAAVRARLRQRLAEEAAAAAFLDDLTAAAGQVEALDGYGLDAVRREQLSTEVLGCALDWVLSGSQGSAPHADGGRVLLGSELDERGLRFGLERSYRTLARLARGGEERIDLVERANRYRPRTWV, from the coding sequence ATGAGTGAAGAGCCGGTGGGCGAGGAACGCCGCGCGTGCCAGCGGCCCGGTTGTCCGGGGTCGTACGAGGACATGGGCGGCGGCGAGCTGTACTGCGACACGTGCGGTCTGGCGCCGGTCGTCTCGGCGACCGGGGCGGTGGGCTCGGTGCCGACCGGGATCACGGCCGGCGGACGGGGTTCGCGCGGGTCCGGCAGCCGCAGCGCGCGCTCGGGCTCGCCCGCCAGCTCCCGTACGTCGTCGCGCTCCTCGCAGTCCCGGCGCTCGGTCTCCGGCCGGCTGTCGCGCTCCGTGTCGGGCCGGTCGACCGGCCGTTCGGTGTCGGTGCGCAGCTCCGGCTCGTCGACCGCGTCCGGCGGGCGCGGCCGGCTCGGCGCCGGTCTGGTGCAGGTCCCGGACGTGCCGCGGCCGGACCCGCGCGCGATGGTCCTGGAGAACCCGGAGGTGCCCGAGCGCAAGCGGTTCTGCTCGCGCTCCGACTGCGGTGCCCCGGTGGGGCGTTCGCGGGGCGAGCGGAAGGGCCGTACCGAGGGGTTCTGCACCAAGTGCGGTCACCCGTACTCGTTCGTGCCGAAGCTGCAGGCCGCCGACATCGTGCACGGCCAGTACGAGGTGGCGGGCTGCCTCGCGCACGGCGGCCTCGGCTGGGTCTACCTCGCCGTCGACCGCGCGGTCTCGGACCGCTGGGTGGTCCTCAAGGGCCTGCTGGACACCGGCGACCAGGACGCGATGGAAGCGGCGATCTCCGAGCGGCGCTTCCTCGCGGAGATCGAGCACGCCAACATCGTGCGGATCTACAACTTCGTCGAGCACCTGGACCAGCGGACCGGGTCGCTGGACGGGTACATCGTGATGGAGTACGTCGGCGGCAAGTCCCTCAAGGAGATCGCCAACGGGCGCCGGACGGCGGACGGGAAGCGTGATCCGCTGCCGGTCGAGCAGGCCTGCGCGTACGGCATCGAGGCGCTGGAGGCACTCGGCCACCTGCACAGCCGCAATCTGCTGTACTGCGACTTCAAGGTCGACAACGCGATCCAGACCGAGGACCAGCTCAAGCTGATCGACATGGGCGCGGTGCGCAGGATGGACGACGACGAGTCGGCCATCTACGGCACGGTGGGCTACCAGGCGCCGGAGGTGGCGGAGGTCGGCCCGTCGGTCGCCTCCGACCTGTACACCGTCGCGCGCACGCTCGCCGTCCTCACCTTCGACTTCCAGGGCTACACGAACGTCTTCGTGGACTCGCTGCCGGACCCGGACACCATCGAGGTCTTCCGCCAGTACGAGTCGTTCTACCGGCTGCTGGTCCGTGCGACCGATCCCGACCCGGCGCGACGGTTCGCCTCGGCGCAGGAGATGGCGGAGCAGCTGACGGGGGTGCTCAGGGAGGTCGTGTCCCTCCAGACGGGGCGGGCCCGTCCGGCGCTGTCCACCCTGTTCGGGCCCGAGCTCAAGCTCACCGACACGGAGCTGTTCGGAAGGCTGGACGGGGACGTGTCCCGGCTGGGCGCGCGGGCGGTGCCGGTCAGACGGAGAAAGGGCGTGCCGGCACCGCGGGCCGACGCGCACGGCACGCCCGCGCTCCTGACGGCTCCCGGTCCCGCTCCGGTGACCCTCGTCAAGCCGCTGAACGCCACCGCCACGGCCCTCGCGCTGCCGGTCCCGCTCGTCGACCCGGGTGATCCCAACGCGGGCTTCCTCGCGGGTCTGATGGCGTCCGCGCCCGCCGAGCTGATCACCGCGCTGCGGGCGGCGCCCGCCGCCTCCCTGGAGCTGCGGCTGCGGGAGCTGCGGGCCCGGCTGGAGATGGGCGAGCTGGCCGGTGCGGCCGGGGCGCTGGAGACCCTGGAGTCGGACCATCCGGACGACTGGCGGGTGGTCTGGTACCGGGGCGTCGCGGCGCTGGCGACCGGGGAGCACGAGGTCGCGGCGCTGTCCTTCGACGCGATCTACGACGCCTTCCCGGGCGAGCCCGCGCCGAAGCTGGCCCTCGGCCTGTGCGCGGAGGTGCTGGGTCAGCTGGACAACGCCGCCGAGTACTACCGCCTGGTGTGGACGACCGATCCGAGCTACGTCAGTTCGGCGTTCGGCCTGGCGCGCGTGCAGCTCGCGGCGGGCGACCGCCGTGGCTCCGTCCGCACGCTGGAGTCCGTACCGGAGTCGTCGATCCACTACACCGCGGCGCGGGTCGCGGCCGTACGGGCCCGGCTGCGGCAGCGGCTGGCCGAGGAGGCGGCGGCAGCCGCGTTCCTCGACGATCTGACCGCCGCCGCGGGCCAGGTCGAGGCGCTGGACGGATACGGTCTGGACGCCGTGCGACGCGAGCAGTTGTCGACGGAAGTCCTCGGCTGCGCCCTGGACTGGGTACTCTCCGGTAGCCAGGGTTCCGCCCCGCACGCCGACGGCGGACGGGTGCTGCTCGGCAGTGAACTGGACGAGCGCGGTCTCCGCTTCGGTCTGGAGCGCTCGTACCGCACGCTGGCCCGGCTCGCGCGGGGCGGCGAGGAGAGGATCGACCTGGTGGAACGTGCCAACCGTTACCGCCCCCGGACGTGGGTGTGA
- a CDS encoding globin: MGDVNEIRRGTLQEQTFYEQVGGEETFRRLVHRFYEGVAEDPLLKPMYPEEDLGPAEERLTLFLIQYWGGPTTYGENRGHPRLRMRHAPFAVDQAAHDAWLRHMRVAVDELGLSAEHEHTLWNYLTYAAASMVNTAG, encoded by the coding sequence ATGGGAGACGTGAATGAGATCCGGCGCGGCACGCTTCAGGAGCAGACCTTCTACGAGCAGGTCGGCGGCGAGGAGACCTTCCGGCGCCTCGTGCACCGTTTCTACGAGGGAGTCGCCGAGGACCCGCTGCTGAAGCCCATGTATCCCGAGGAGGACCTGGGCCCGGCCGAGGAACGCCTCACGCTGTTCCTGATCCAGTACTGGGGCGGCCCGACGACCTACGGCGAGAACCGCGGCCACCCCCGGCTGCGGATGCGGCACGCCCCGTTCGCCGTCGACCAGGCGGCGCACGACGCCTGGCTCAGGCACATGCGCGTGGCCGTCGACGAGCTCGGCCTCTCCGCGGAGCACGAGCACACCCTGTGGAACTACCTGACGTACGCGGCCGCTTCGATGGTGAACACGGCCGGCTGA
- a CDS encoding vWA domain-containing protein translates to MANFSKSNVPQFSVDVYQNEYLPENGREVNAIVTVSATGGGTVGTAVGAPHLYTAGQSPDAAVAVMVDCSGSMDYPPTKMRNARDATAAAIDTLRDGVHFAVIGGTHVAKEVYPGSGRLAVADATTREQAKQSLRRLSAGGGTAIGTWLRLADRLLSTADVSIRHGILLTDGRNEHESPEDLKAALDSCAGRFTCDARGVGTDWEVKEVTGIASALLGTADIVADPAALSADFTQMMETAMGKEVADVALRLWTPVGTTIRFVKQVAPTVAELTGRRTEAGPRAGDYPTGSWGDESRDYHVCVEVPLAGVGQEMLAARVSLVIPQSDGSVRNLGAQGLVRAVWTDDMVASTRINSQVAHYTGQAELAQVIQQGLDLRKSGDVDGATAKLGRAVQLANVSGNADTAKLLAKVVDVVDAAAGTVRLKAKVEEADEMTLETRSTKTVRVKK, encoded by the coding sequence ATGGCCAATTTCTCGAAGTCGAACGTGCCACAGTTCTCGGTCGACGTGTACCAGAACGAGTACCTGCCCGAGAACGGCCGTGAGGTCAACGCGATCGTCACGGTGAGCGCCACCGGAGGCGGCACCGTGGGGACCGCGGTCGGCGCGCCCCACCTGTACACGGCGGGACAGAGCCCGGACGCGGCCGTGGCGGTCATGGTCGACTGCTCGGGCTCGATGGACTACCCGCCGACCAAGATGCGCAACGCGCGGGACGCCACGGCCGCCGCGATCGACACCCTGCGCGACGGCGTGCACTTCGCGGTCATCGGCGGCACCCACGTCGCCAAGGAGGTCTACCCGGGCTCCGGGCGGCTCGCGGTGGCCGACGCGACCACCCGTGAGCAGGCCAAGCAGTCGCTGCGCAGACTCAGCGCGGGCGGCGGTACGGCGATCGGCACCTGGCTGCGTCTCGCCGACCGGCTGCTGTCCACGGCGGACGTGTCGATCCGGCACGGCATCCTGCTCACGGACGGCCGCAACGAACACGAGTCGCCGGAGGACCTGAAAGCCGCGCTGGACTCCTGTGCCGGGCGGTTCACGTGTGACGCGCGTGGAGTGGGCACCGACTGGGAGGTCAAGGAGGTCACCGGGATCGCCTCGGCGCTGCTCGGCACCGCCGACATCGTCGCCGACCCCGCCGCCCTGTCCGCCGACTTCACACAGATGATGGAGACGGCGATGGGCAAGGAGGTCGCGGACGTCGCCCTGCGGCTGTGGACCCCCGTCGGGACGACGATCAGGTTCGTCAAGCAAGTCGCCCCCACCGTCGCGGAGCTGACCGGCCGGCGCACCGAGGCGGGCCCCCGGGCCGGCGACTATCCCACGGGTTCCTGGGGCGACGAGTCCCGCGACTACCACGTGTGCGTCGAGGTCCCCCTGGCCGGGGTCGGCCAGGAGATGCTGGCCGCCCGGGTCTCACTGGTGATCCCGCAGTCCGACGGGAGCGTGCGGAACCTGGGCGCGCAGGGTCTCGTACGGGCGGTGTGGACCGACGACATGGTGGCCTCGACCAGGATCAACTCGCAGGTCGCGCACTACACGGGTCAGGCCGAACTGGCACAAGTCATCCAACAAGGGTTGGATCTTCGCAAATCAGGAGATGTGGACGGTGCAACGGCCAAGCTGGGCCGTGCCGTTCAGCTCGCAAATGTGTCCGGCAACGCGGATACTGCGAAACTGCTTGCGAAGGTGGTGGACGTCGTCGACGCCGCGGCAGGTACTGTGCGATTGAAGGCAAAGGTCGAAGAGGCCGACGAAATGACGCTCGAGACCCGGTCCACAAAGACTGTTCGTGTAAAGAAGTAG
- a CDS encoding protein phosphatase 2C domain-containing protein: MSQMPQPTALSRCPSCEEPLEAGDRFCGACGFDLSAVPAPPEDHPTITMNGGAAPAPAAATSASVDWPLAPEPTSSGTPVHRATDIQGTDSGGSELPHGTEHGNGSAHGHDDVRGNGGALGHPEPAGARPPAVRPPAAQAATPPPPAAQPAAPQPSGTPPTGAQPAGVRFDRPPEPDEYPLAPPAGAPAAHLADPRTADLGTPPAGTKLCVACRSGHVDGDGYCENCGHAQPRERDHMEQELTSVAAVSDRGLRHHRNEDAFAISSTALPDGSPAVVAIVCDGVSSATRPDEASLAASHAAAEALLAALPLGTHPQQAMHEAIVAAAEAVNSLAGTPPADDEHTPHQNAPACTLVGAVVTPALLIVGWVGDSRAYWVPLDRSSPPARLTEDDSWAAQMVAAGLMSEAQAYADERAHAITGWLGADAYELEPHTASFKPDRPGVVVVCTDGLWNYAEAAEEMAQVVPLDAAERPLHSARVMVGHALDGGGHDNVTVAVVPFPAPSQGAGSA; the protein is encoded by the coding sequence ATGTCCCAGATGCCCCAGCCGACGGCCCTTTCGCGGTGCCCCAGTTGCGAGGAGCCCCTGGAGGCGGGTGACCGCTTCTGCGGTGCGTGCGGGTTCGACCTGTCGGCGGTGCCCGCACCGCCGGAGGACCACCCGACGATCACCATGAACGGCGGGGCGGCACCGGCGCCCGCGGCCGCCACCTCCGCCTCCGTGGACTGGCCCCTCGCGCCCGAGCCGACGAGCTCGGGGACGCCCGTGCACCGGGCCACCGACATCCAGGGAACCGATTCGGGCGGCTCGGAACTCCCGCACGGCACCGAGCACGGCAACGGCAGTGCGCACGGCCACGACGACGTGCGCGGAAACGGCGGCGCGCTCGGGCACCCGGAGCCCGCGGGCGCACGGCCCCCGGCCGTCCGGCCGCCCGCCGCACAGGCCGCCACTCCGCCACCGCCCGCCGCACAGCCCGCCGCCCCGCAGCCGTCCGGTACGCCGCCGACCGGCGCCCAGCCGGCCGGTGTGCGCTTCGACCGGCCGCCGGAGCCCGACGAGTACCCGCTGGCTCCCCCGGCCGGGGCCCCCGCCGCGCACCTGGCCGATCCGCGGACCGCGGACCTCGGCACGCCCCCCGCGGGCACCAAACTGTGCGTCGCCTGCCGGTCGGGCCATGTCGACGGCGACGGCTACTGCGAGAACTGCGGTCACGCCCAGCCCCGCGAACGCGACCACATGGAGCAGGAGTTGACCTCGGTCGCCGCGGTCAGCGACCGGGGTCTGCGCCATCACCGCAACGAGGACGCCTTCGCGATCTCCTCGACCGCGCTGCCCGACGGCTCGCCCGCAGTCGTCGCGATCGTCTGCGACGGCGTCTCCTCGGCGACCCGTCCCGACGAGGCCTCGCTCGCCGCCTCCCACGCGGCGGCCGAGGCGCTCCTCGCGGCCCTGCCGCTGGGCACCCACCCGCAGCAGGCCATGCACGAGGCGATCGTCGCCGCCGCGGAGGCCGTCAACTCCCTGGCCGGGACGCCGCCCGCCGACGACGAGCACACCCCGCACCAGAACGCGCCCGCCTGCACCCTGGTCGGCGCCGTCGTCACCCCCGCCCTGCTGATCGTCGGCTGGGTCGGCGACAGCCGTGCCTACTGGGTTCCCCTCGACCGGAGTTCGCCCCCGGCCCGGCTCACCGAGGACGACTCCTGGGCCGCGCAGATGGTCGCCGCGGGCCTGATGAGCGAGGCGCAGGCGTACGCCGACGAGCGCGCTCACGCCATCACGGGCTGGCTCGGCGCCGACGCGTACGAACTGGAGCCGCACACCGCGTCCTTCAAGCCGGACCGGCCCGGTGTGGTGGTGGTGTGCACCGACGGACTGTGGAACTACGCCGAGGCGGCGGAGGAGATGGCGCAGGTCGTCCCCCTCGACGCCGCCGAACGGCCCCTGCACAGCGCCCGGGTGATGGTCGGCCACGCCCTGGACGGCGGGGGCCACGACAACGTAACAGTGGCCGTCGTGCCGTTCCCCGCGCCGTCGCAGGGGGCAGGATCGGCCTGA
- a CDS encoding methyltransferase domain-containing protein, with amino-acid sequence MGAHTLDKDLDDLATWARAGLVRVIEASGAWDADPVWREAFQEIPRHFFVPYYYVGTAEGFERVWCEDPDPGQRERWLRGAYADTALATRVRDAELVSSSSQPSLMALMLTALEVREGDAVLEIGAGTGYNAALLAHRLGDGLVTTVDLDPEITESARQHLDAVGRHPSVVTGDGTRGVPERAPFDRIIATCTLTSIPRPWLAQCRPGALILAPLATGLIALRVRDAGHAEGRFLHTPAYFVPLRGDTRPDDPEPQHLGGLPRRARGDELLRFLLTLTAGSVDPYEAFTLWERERRPERERYGITVSGADAWAWLDDPAGPHVWPLP; translated from the coding sequence ATGGGCGCGCACACACTCGACAAGGATCTGGACGACCTCGCCACCTGGGCGCGGGCAGGGCTGGTGCGCGTGATCGAGGCCAGCGGGGCCTGGGACGCCGACCCGGTTTGGCGGGAGGCGTTCCAGGAGATCCCGCGCCACTTCTTCGTGCCCTACTACTACGTCGGCACCGCGGAGGGCTTCGAGCGCGTGTGGTGCGAGGACCCCGATCCGGGGCAGCGGGAGCGCTGGCTGCGCGGCGCTTACGCGGACACCGCGCTGGCCACCCGGGTCCGCGACGCCGAGCTGGTCTCCTCCAGCAGCCAGCCCTCCCTGATGGCGCTGATGCTGACCGCGCTGGAGGTGCGGGAGGGGGACGCCGTCCTGGAGATCGGCGCCGGGACCGGCTACAACGCGGCGCTGCTCGCCCACCGCCTCGGCGACGGGCTCGTGACCACCGTCGACCTCGACCCGGAGATCACCGAGTCCGCGCGGCAGCACCTCGACGCCGTCGGCAGGCATCCCTCCGTCGTCACCGGCGACGGCACCCGCGGGGTCCCCGAGCGGGCCCCGTTCGACCGGATCATCGCGACCTGCACCCTCACCTCGATCCCGCGCCCCTGGCTGGCCCAGTGCCGGCCCGGCGCGCTCATCCTCGCGCCGCTGGCCACCGGCCTGATCGCGCTGCGGGTCCGGGACGCCGGGCACGCCGAGGGACGCTTCCTGCACACGCCCGCCTATTTCGTCCCGCTGCGCGGCGACACCCGCCCCGACGACCCGGAGCCGCAGCACCTGGGCGGCCTGCCGCGCCGGGCCCGCGGCGACGAGCTCCTCCGGTTCCTGCTGACGCTCACGGCGGGCAGCGTCGACCCCTACGAGGCGTTCACCCTGTGGGAGCGGGAGCGGCGGCCGGAGCGCGAGCGGTACGGGATCACGGTCAGCGGCGCCGACGCGTGGGCGTGGCTGGACGACCCGGCGGGGCCGCACGTCTGGCCGCTGCCGTAG
- a CDS encoding acyl-CoA thioesterase, translated as MRHIYRCPLRWADMDAYGHVNNVVFLRYLEEARIDFLFRPEKDFQQGSVVARHEIDYKRQLVHRHTPVDIELWVTQIRAASFTIAYEVKDPDQLYVTASTVIVPFDFAQQRPRRITAQEREFLEEYRDDVDEAVAA; from the coding sequence TTGCGGCACATCTACCGCTGCCCGCTGCGCTGGGCGGACATGGACGCGTACGGCCACGTGAACAATGTGGTCTTCCTCCGCTACCTGGAGGAAGCCCGTATCGACTTCCTGTTCCGCCCGGAGAAGGACTTCCAGCAGGGGTCCGTGGTGGCGCGTCACGAGATCGACTACAAGCGGCAGTTGGTCCACCGGCACACGCCGGTGGACATCGAGCTGTGGGTGACGCAGATACGGGCGGCGTCGTTCACGATCGCCTACGAGGTCAAGGACCCGGACCAGCTCTACGTCACGGCCTCGACGGTGATCGTGCCGTTCGACTTCGCGCAGCAGCGTCCGCGCCGGATCACGGCGCAGGAGCGCGAGTTCCTGGAGGAATACCGGGACGACGTGGACGAGGCCGTCGCTGCATGA
- a CDS encoding N-acetylglucosamine kinase has product MTSSGSGAGTASGSGPAGPVLAIDAGNSKTDVAVVAADGTVLATARGGGFRPPTVGVDVAVDALADAVGRAFAEAGTDSVTHVSACLANADLPVEEAQLADALRARGWGGGVDVRNDTFAILRAGIAEPRGVAVVCGAGINCVGMLPDGRTARFPALGRISGDWGGGWGLAEEALWHAARAEDGRGGPTALTRTLPGHFGLDSMYALIEALHLEHIGQARRHELTPVLFATAVDGDPVARALVDRLADEVVAMATVALARLDLMDEEAPVLLGGSILAARHPQLDDRIRELLAERVPKAVPQVVTARPVLGAALLALDHIGAGDAARARVRRFYEGS; this is encoded by the coding sequence ATGACCTCATCGGGATCCGGAGCCGGGACGGCCTCCGGGTCCGGCCCCGCGGGTCCGGTGCTCGCCATCGACGCGGGGAACAGCAAGACCGACGTCGCGGTGGTCGCGGCCGACGGCACGGTGCTCGCCACCGCGCGCGGTGGCGGCTTCCGGCCGCCGACGGTCGGTGTCGACGTGGCCGTGGACGCGCTCGCCGACGCGGTCGGCCGGGCCTTCGCGGAGGCCGGGACCGACTCGGTCACCCATGTCTCGGCATGCCTGGCCAACGCCGATCTCCCCGTGGAGGAGGCGCAGTTGGCGGACGCGCTGCGGGCGCGGGGCTGGGGCGGCGGGGTGGACGTGCGCAACGACACGTTCGCGATCCTGCGGGCCGGGATAGCGGAGCCGCGCGGGGTCGCCGTGGTGTGCGGCGCCGGCATCAACTGCGTCGGCATGCTGCCCGACGGCCGCACCGCCCGCTTCCCGGCGCTCGGCCGCATCTCCGGTGACTGGGGCGGTGGCTGGGGCCTCGCGGAGGAGGCCCTGTGGCACGCCGCACGGGCCGAGGACGGACGGGGCGGCCCGACGGCGCTGACCCGCACGCTGCCCGGCCACTTCGGGCTCGACTCCATGTACGCGCTGATCGAGGCGCTGCATCTGGAGCACATCGGGCAGGCACGGCGGCACGAGCTGACGCCGGTGCTGTTCGCCACGGCCGTGGACGGGGATCCGGTGGCGCGCGCCCTCGTCGACCGGCTCGCCGACGAGGTCGTCGCGATGGCGACGGTCGCGCTGGCCCGGCTCGACCTCATGGACGAGGAGGCTCCCGTCCTGCTCGGCGGCAGCATCCTCGCCGCCCGCCACCCCCAACTCGACGACCGCATCCGCGAACTGCTCGCCGAGCGCGTCCCCAAGGCCGTCCCCCAAGTGGTCACCGCCCGCCCCGTGCTGGGCGCCGCGCTGCTGGCACTGGACCACATCGGGGCGGGGGACGCGGCGCGGGCGCGCGTACGGCGCTTCTACGAGGGTTCCTGA